In the Nitrospirota bacterium genome, one interval contains:
- a CDS encoding peptidylprolyl isomerase produces the protein MLLGIGLLTGCGGKAEVAPVPSPPPPSVGPRAIIKTKFGDMHLKFYPDVAPNHVGNFIKLAKSGFYDGTIFHRVIPGFMIQGGDPNTKNSLRKDTYGQGGPKDEKGNPILLKAEFSDIPHKRGIVSMARANERDTAGSQFFIVVEPSHFLDGKYTVFGEVVRGLGVADKIVALARNAQDLPNERIEITVTIVE, from the coding sequence ATGCTATTGGGGATTGGTCTTCTTACGGGCTGTGGAGGAAAGGCCGAGGTGGCACCGGTTCCGTCTCCGCCTCCGCCCAGCGTCGGTCCAAGAGCCATCATCAAGACAAAGTTCGGAGACATGCATCTCAAGTTCTATCCGGATGTGGCTCCAAATCATGTTGGAAACTTCATCAAGCTGGCCAAATCAGGCTTTTACGATGGGACGATCTTTCACCGGGTGATTCCAGGCTTTATGATCCAGGGAGGTGATCCCAATACCAAGAACTCGCTGCGCAAGGACACCTATGGGCAGGGTGGGCCGAAGGATGAGAAGGGTAATCCGATCTTGCTCAAAGCAGAGTTCAGCGACATCCCGCACAAGCGAGGCATTGTGTCGATGGCGCGAGCGAACGAGCGGGACACAGCTGGGTCGCAGTTTTTCATTGTCGTCGAGCCGTCTCACTTCCTCGATGGAAAATACACGGTGTTTGGCGAGGTAGTAAGAGGGCTTGGCGTCGCCGATAAGATCGTGGCTCTCGCAAGAAATGCTCAGGACCTACCGAACGAGCGGATTGAGATAACGGTGACGATTGTTGAGTAG
- a CDS encoding ketoacyl-ACP synthase III — MRARIVGTGSYVPTRVLTNADLERMVATSDEWIVERTGIRERHVAGPGEACSDLGVKAAERALTAAGVSAADLDLILLATCTGDHPLPATACLIQHQLGATRAAACDLSAACCGFVYALSMADAYVKTGMRHVLIIGSEVMSAITDWTDRNTCILFGDGAGAAVVSASENDRGILSTHLRSDGALCELIAVPGGGSRLPPSDKVVAERMQYIKMRGNETFKVAVRTLEEVARETLAANHLRVEDLDLYVPHQANVRILKAVAERLGLPPEKVMLNLDRYGNTSAASIPIALDEALQQGLIKEGSLVMLGAFGAGLTWASALIRW, encoded by the coding sequence ATGAGAGCCCGCATTGTAGGGACTGGATCGTACGTACCGACCAGGGTGTTGACCAATGCCGATCTTGAGCGGATGGTGGCCACATCGGACGAATGGATCGTCGAACGGACAGGCATCCGCGAGCGACATGTGGCCGGTCCCGGTGAAGCCTGTTCTGATCTGGGGGTAAAGGCGGCGGAGCGGGCCCTGACGGCTGCAGGGGTGAGTGCAGCCGATCTTGATCTGATTCTGCTGGCCACCTGCACCGGTGATCATCCGCTTCCTGCCACCGCCTGCCTGATTCAACATCAGCTGGGAGCCACGCGCGCGGCGGCCTGTGACCTGTCGGCTGCCTGTTGCGGGTTCGTCTATGCATTATCGATGGCGGATGCCTATGTGAAAACCGGCATGCGCCATGTCTTGATTATCGGGTCGGAAGTGATGTCGGCAATTACCGACTGGACCGATCGCAATACCTGTATCTTGTTCGGCGATGGGGCTGGAGCAGCGGTCGTCAGTGCGAGTGAGAACGACCGAGGTATTCTTTCAACACATCTTCGTTCTGATGGCGCGCTCTGCGAATTGATTGCGGTGCCGGGGGGGGGATCGCGTTTGCCGCCTTCTGACAAGGTTGTGGCGGAACGGATGCAGTATATCAAGATGAGGGGGAACGAGACCTTTAAGGTGGCGGTTCGGACCTTGGAAGAAGTCGCGCGGGAGACCCTGGCTGCGAATCATCTCCGTGTGGAGGACCTCGACCTCTATGTGCCGCACCAGGCGAATGTGCGTATTCTCAAAGCAGTCGCTGAGCGTCTCGGACTCCCGCCGGAAAAAGTGATGTTGAATCTTGATCGGTATGGCAACACGTCAGCAGCATCGATTCCCATTGCCTTGGATGAAGCCCTGCAGCAGGGGCTGATCAAAGAAGGAAGCCTGGTGATGTTAGGGGCCTTCGGCGCCGGACTGACCTGGGCATCTGCGCTCATCAGGTGGTAG
- the fabG gene encoding 3-oxoacyl-[acyl-carrier-protein] reductase — protein sequence MSLQGKVAIVTGAAQGIGRAIAEVLAQAGADIAVADLDPSRSMDTIAAVEQLGRKALNVKVNVADAADTKAMVDHVLKEWGKVDILVNNAGITRDGLLLRMKEEDWNLVLQVNLNGTFNCIKAVLLSMTKQRYGRIVNIASIVGVMGNVGQANYAASKAAVIGLTKTVAREYASRSITVNAVAPGFIDTAMTQGLSTEVKDTLQKQIPLGRLGTPADIAAAVRFLVSDEAAYITGHVLHVNGGMLMV from the coding sequence ATGTCACTTCAAGGCAAGGTTGCGATTGTGACAGGGGCGGCTCAAGGAATTGGGCGTGCAATAGCGGAAGTGCTGGCCCAAGCCGGGGCCGATATTGCGGTGGCTGATCTCGATCCGAGCCGGTCGATGGACACGATTGCGGCGGTCGAGCAGCTTGGGCGCAAGGCATTAAACGTCAAAGTCAATGTGGCAGACGCCGCTGACACCAAGGCCATGGTCGATCACGTGCTCAAGGAATGGGGGAAGGTCGATATCCTGGTGAACAATGCCGGGATTACGCGAGACGGGCTATTATTGCGGATGAAGGAGGAAGACTGGAACCTGGTGTTGCAAGTCAATTTGAACGGGACGTTCAATTGCATCAAGGCGGTCTTGCTCTCGATGACCAAGCAGCGGTATGGTCGTATCGTCAACATTGCGTCGATCGTCGGGGTGATGGGAAATGTGGGCCAGGCGAATTACGCAGCATCGAAAGCGGCGGTGATTGGATTGACCAAGACGGTTGCACGTGAATATGCCAGCCGCTCAATCACGGTGAATGCGGTCGCGCCCGGTTTCATCGATACGGCCATGACACAGGGATTATCGACAGAAGTGAAAGACACGCTTCAGAAGCAAATTCCCTTAGGGCGGCTGGGTACTCCGGCTGATATTGCGGCGGCGGTGCGCTTTCTCGTGTCGGACGAAGCCGCCTATATCACAGGGCATGTCTTACATGTGAACGGTGGGATGTTGATGGTGTAA
- a CDS encoding 30S ribosomal protein S18, whose protein sequence is MEREQQGGDREGGGRFFQRRRPCRFCIDQGSIDFKDVGLLRNFLTERGRIVPRRISGNCMRHQRELTAAVKRARHIALISFAEER, encoded by the coding sequence ATGGAGCGTGAACAACAGGGTGGAGATCGAGAGGGTGGCGGGCGCTTTTTTCAACGTCGCCGGCCTTGTCGATTTTGTATCGACCAGGGATCGATCGATTTTAAAGATGTCGGGCTGCTGAGAAATTTTCTCACTGAGCGGGGTCGGATCGTCCCGCGGCGTATCTCCGGCAATTGCATGAGGCACCAGCGCGAGCTGACGGCTGCGGTCAAACGGGCTCGGCACATCGCTCTCATCAGTTTTGCGGAAGAACGATAA
- the rnc gene encoding ribonuclease III: MTSASSADVLQSSLGYRFKALSLLEEALTHSSLVNEQKTASPQHNERLEFLGDAVLSLVISEYLASVLPQSSEGVLSKVKARLVSEASLAQVARRLGLGEHLKLGRGEDRSKGREKDSLLADALEAVLAAVHLDGGFEASRRVTHQIFAEELTHVAAQQEQPGAGDYKTQFQEWCQKRYDTLPRYVTVRETGPDHQKLFEVELSIQSQVVGRGSGRSKKEAEQQAAKQALQQVEA, from the coding sequence ATGACTTCGGCTTCTTCTGCCGATGTGCTCCAATCCTCGTTGGGTTATCGATTCAAGGCTCTGTCCTTGCTCGAGGAGGCCTTGACCCATTCCTCCCTGGTCAATGAACAGAAAACAGCGTCGCCTCAACATAACGAGCGGCTTGAATTTCTCGGCGATGCCGTGTTGTCGCTTGTGATCAGTGAGTATCTCGCTTCCGTGTTGCCGCAGTCTTCAGAGGGGGTGCTCTCCAAGGTGAAAGCACGTTTGGTCAGCGAGGCGTCGTTGGCGCAGGTGGCCCGTAGGCTCGGACTCGGGGAGCATCTCAAGCTCGGGCGCGGGGAGGACCGTTCGAAAGGGCGTGAAAAAGATTCGTTGTTGGCCGATGCACTGGAGGCGGTACTTGCGGCGGTTCATCTTGATGGAGGGTTCGAAGCAAGCCGCAGGGTGACGCACCAAATTTTCGCAGAGGAACTCACGCATGTTGCCGCGCAACAGGAGCAGCCGGGAGCAGGCGACTATAAAACTCAGTTTCAAGAATGGTGTCAAAAGCGGTACGACACATTGCCGCGCTATGTGACCGTTCGAGAAACAGGACCAGACCACCAAAAGTTATTCGAGGTGGAACTGTCCATTCAGAGCCAGGTCGTCGGCAGAGGGTCTGGACGCAGCAAGAAGGAGGCGGAGCAACAGGCGGCGAAGCAGGCTCTCCAACAGGTAGAGGCTTGA
- the acpP gene encoding acyl carrier protein, translating into MGTVDERVKKIIGEQLGVEEDEVTPEASFVEDLGADSLDTVELVMALEEEFGIEIPDEDAEKILTVGKALDYIKEKA; encoded by the coding sequence ATGGGTACTGTGGATGAACGGGTGAAAAAAATTATCGGTGAGCAGTTAGGAGTTGAAGAAGATGAGGTGACGCCGGAAGCCAGTTTTGTGGAAGACCTTGGCGCCGATTCGCTCGATACGGTTGAGTTGGTGATGGCCCTTGAAGAAGAATTCGGCATTGAAATCCCCGACGAAGATGCGGAGAAGATTCTGACGGTCGGGAAAGCACTGGACTATATAAAGGAAAAAGCGTAG
- a CDS encoding PilZ domain-containing protein: MSAGREQKIRKARRVELRCILGFASGEIEGDATVTNISTSGCRAESDVNMAEGLDVQLTIYLPDQSPPIKVERASVRWVSGRAFGLSFILFFPSERARLRTFIDTIKK, encoded by the coding sequence ATGAGCGCTGGGAGAGAACAAAAGATCAGAAAAGCGCGCCGAGTGGAGTTACGCTGCATCCTGGGATTTGCTTCCGGAGAGATTGAAGGCGATGCGACAGTGACGAACATCTCAACCTCCGGCTGTCGAGCCGAATCTGACGTCAACATGGCGGAAGGGCTCGACGTTCAGCTCACAATTTACCTACCCGACCAGTCGCCTCCCATCAAGGTTGAACGAGCCTCTGTACGTTGGGTCTCAGGCCGCGCTTTCGGTCTGAGCTTCATTCTGTTCTTCCCGTCGGAACGAGCCCGTCTCCGTACATTCATCGATACCATCAAAAAATAG
- the fabF gene encoding beta-ketoacyl-ACP synthase II: MSPRSTRRIVVTGLGLITPLGTGVDKTWKAICAGESGISRITKFDPAAYDAQIAGEVKDFDPAQFIEKKEIKKMDTFIHYAVGAAQLAVDDAGFTVAPEEATKVGVYIGSGIGGLGSIEHYHKILQEKGPGRVSPFFIPMTIINLASGQVAIRLGAKGPNSCAVTACATGNHCIGDAYRLIQAGDADVMIAGGAEAAITTLGVAGFAASKALSFRNDDPTKASRPFDKDRDGFVLGEGAGVVVLEELEHARRRGVRIYAELIGYGMNSDAYHITAPSEEGEGAVRCMELALKDAGIRKDQVGYINAHGTSTMADAIETKAIKQVFSEQAYHIPVSSTKSMTGHLLGAAGGIEAVFTVLALHHGILPPTINLDHPDPACDLDYIPHRARPATVTVALSNSFGFGGVNACLLFRKPDV; encoded by the coding sequence ATGAGTCCTCGCTCGACCAGGCGGATTGTGGTAACCGGTCTGGGGCTGATTACGCCTCTGGGAACCGGTGTCGACAAGACATGGAAGGCCATCTGTGCCGGCGAGTCCGGCATCAGTCGAATCACAAAATTCGATCCTGCAGCGTACGATGCCCAAATCGCCGGCGAAGTGAAAGACTTCGATCCAGCCCAGTTCATCGAGAAAAAAGAAATCAAAAAGATGGATACGTTCATCCATTATGCCGTGGGCGCAGCCCAGCTGGCAGTGGATGATGCGGGGTTTACCGTAGCGCCGGAAGAGGCCACGAAAGTCGGTGTCTATATTGGCTCTGGTATCGGAGGGCTAGGATCGATCGAGCACTATCATAAGATTCTGCAGGAAAAAGGCCCTGGGCGTGTCTCCCCATTTTTCATTCCCATGACCATCATCAATCTGGCCTCCGGTCAGGTGGCGATCAGGCTGGGTGCCAAGGGACCGAACTCCTGTGCTGTGACTGCCTGTGCGACGGGCAATCATTGCATCGGGGACGCGTACCGACTGATTCAGGCTGGTGATGCTGATGTCATGATTGCCGGCGGGGCGGAGGCCGCCATCACGACGTTGGGTGTCGCAGGGTTTGCGGCGTCGAAAGCCCTGTCATTCCGCAACGACGATCCGACGAAAGCGAGCCGGCCATTCGACAAGGATCGTGACGGGTTCGTGCTTGGCGAGGGCGCCGGAGTTGTGGTCTTGGAAGAATTGGAGCACGCGCGTCGGCGAGGCGTTCGTATCTACGCCGAGTTGATCGGCTACGGCATGAACAGCGACGCCTACCATATTACTGCCCCGTCTGAAGAGGGCGAAGGCGCAGTCCGGTGCATGGAGTTGGCGCTCAAAGATGCCGGTATCCGCAAGGACCAGGTCGGGTACATCAACGCGCATGGCACGTCGACGATGGCTGATGCCATTGAAACCAAAGCCATCAAGCAGGTGTTCAGTGAGCAGGCCTACCACATACCTGTCAGTTCGACTAAGTCGATGACCGGCCACCTACTCGGGGCAGCTGGCGGGATTGAAGCGGTGTTTACGGTTCTGGCGCTTCACCACGGGATACTCCCACCGACGATCAACCTCGATCATCCGGACCCTGCCTGCGACCTGGACTATATTCCGCATAGGGCCAGGCCTGCTACGGTAACGGTGGCGCTGTCGAATTCTTTTGGATTCGGTGGGGTCAATGCCTGCCTGCTCTTCAGGAAGCCTGATGTCTAA
- the plsX gene encoding phosphate acyltransferase PlsX, translating to MKIALDAMGSDHGPAPVIEGALQAAQECDVEVLLVGDETTLNAECRRLGCTDSRVSIRHASQVVEMHESPAAVARKKRDSSIWIATELVKSGEASAVVSPGNTGASMVASFFLLGLTKGVERPAIATSLPTLTGTAIMLDVGANVDCTAQHLTQFAIMGNEYGKYLFGKPNPRVGLLSIGEEDSKGNEVTKEAFKLLKASTLNFIGNVEGRDVYSGSTDVVVCDGFIGNVALKISEGVADTIKKLLIKEISGSFLGRLAYPLIATPLLNLKKKIDYAEFGGAPLLGVNGITMICHGRSSAKAIKNAIRRAKGLAEHRVDELIRRDIDESLSQTKPTEDASA from the coding sequence ATGAAGATTGCGCTTGATGCCATGGGCTCTGACCATGGACCGGCCCCGGTCATAGAAGGGGCTCTCCAGGCTGCCCAGGAATGTGATGTCGAGGTGCTGTTGGTCGGTGATGAGACGACTCTCAACGCCGAATGTCGTCGTCTTGGTTGCACAGACTCTCGTGTATCTATTCGGCATGCTTCTCAGGTCGTCGAAATGCACGAGTCCCCGGCTGCCGTAGCCCGGAAGAAGCGGGATTCCTCCATCTGGATTGCTACGGAATTGGTCAAGAGCGGCGAGGCAAGCGCCGTGGTCAGTCCCGGCAACACCGGCGCCAGTATGGTGGCGTCATTCTTTCTGCTTGGGCTCACGAAGGGTGTCGAGCGCCCGGCGATCGCGACAAGCTTGCCCACTCTGACCGGTACGGCGATCATGTTGGATGTGGGGGCGAATGTGGACTGTACGGCTCAGCACCTCACTCAGTTCGCTATCATGGGGAATGAGTACGGCAAATACCTCTTTGGAAAACCCAACCCCCGTGTCGGGCTGTTGAGTATCGGGGAGGAGGACAGCAAAGGGAATGAAGTCACGAAGGAGGCGTTCAAGCTTCTCAAAGCGAGTACGCTCAACTTCATCGGCAATGTCGAAGGCCGTGATGTCTATAGTGGAAGCACCGATGTCGTGGTGTGCGATGGTTTTATCGGGAACGTCGCGCTGAAGATTTCCGAGGGGGTGGCCGATACGATCAAGAAGTTATTGATCAAGGAGATCTCCGGATCCTTCCTCGGTCGCTTGGCGTATCCTCTTATTGCCACGCCACTCCTAAACTTGAAGAAGAAAATCGACTATGCCGAGTTCGGGGGCGCCCCGCTTTTAGGTGTCAATGGTATCACGATGATCTGCCATGGTCGTTCATCCGCCAAGGCGATCAAGAATGCCATCCGCCGGGCGAAGGGACTGGCTGAGCATCGCGTCGATGAGTTGATTCGACGTGATATTGATGAGAGCCTCTCACAGACCAAGCCCACCGAGGATGCATCGGCATGA
- the rpmF gene encoding 50S ribosomal protein L32 has protein sequence MPNPKHKHSRERRDKRRTQKLRITPPGMSVCPQCHELKLPHYTCLNCGTYKGKAVIQVEES, from the coding sequence ATGCCAAATCCGAAACATAAACATTCACGGGAACGACGAGATAAGCGGCGCACACAGAAACTGCGTATCACGCCGCCGGGCATGTCCGTCTGTCCGCAGTGCCACGAGCTTAAGCTGCCGCACTACACCTGCTTGAATTGTGGAACGTATAAGGGCAAAGCGGTGATCCAGGTCGAAGAGTCCTAG
- a CDS encoding peptidylprolyl isomerase, with the protein MIVKMSAVALTLAGGLLLGMGTLFAADKSAAGTVEGIKGPKATLKTKFGDMDIVFFPEKAPKHVENFIALAKSGFYNGTIFHRVIPGFMIQGGDPNTKDLNKPETYGQGGPSQKLKAEFNDIPHRRGILSMARTNDPNSAGSQFFVVVKDSNFLDGQYTVFGEVVKGMEVADKIVNLPRNSRDLPTERVEMTVVVGE; encoded by the coding sequence ATGATTGTGAAAATGTCCGCGGTGGCGCTCACGCTTGCTGGGGGTCTGTTGCTGGGGATGGGTACCCTCTTTGCGGCTGACAAGTCTGCGGCAGGAACAGTAGAAGGAATAAAAGGTCCCAAGGCGACGCTCAAAACGAAGTTTGGCGATATGGACATCGTCTTCTTTCCCGAGAAGGCCCCCAAACATGTTGAAAATTTCATCGCGTTGGCAAAATCCGGTTTCTATAACGGCACGATCTTTCATCGAGTAATTCCAGGATTCATGATCCAGGGAGGCGATCCCAATACCAAAGATCTGAACAAGCCGGAGACCTATGGTCAGGGGGGGCCGAGCCAGAAGCTCAAAGCCGAGTTCAATGACATCCCTCACCGGCGAGGGATTCTCTCCATGGCACGCACGAATGATCCCAACAGTGCCGGTTCGCAGTTCTTCGTTGTCGTCAAGGATTCGAATTTTCTCGATGGGCAATATACGGTCTTTGGTGAAGTGGTGAAGGGGATGGAGGTGGCGGACAAGATTGTCAACTTGCCGAGGAACAGCCGTGATCTTCCCACAGAGCGCGTGGAGATGACGGTCGTGGTGGGCGAGTAA
- a CDS encoding DUF177 domain-containing protein produces the protein MQAGAVMEFLRPLLADITVDGLSLVGEATAEELGLTEDEAIVQGPLAVSLELTNVEGLVAVTGVLEGTVIRECVRCLKEYEDPLAFSVRAAFVPEPKSTPRHPKRVDSRKTNTKNVEAEQEEEPDDQYQYQGNQLELAPMLREHIILSAPMQPLCNDDCLGLCPRCRKNLNEGPCQCSEELPMPTVRVIQVTNRKAGGSSAS, from the coding sequence ATGCAGGCAGGTGCCGTGATGGAATTTCTCAGGCCGCTGCTGGCTGACATAACGGTCGATGGGCTTTCGCTGGTCGGCGAGGCGACGGCTGAAGAGCTTGGCCTCACCGAGGATGAGGCCATAGTCCAAGGCCCGCTGGCAGTGAGTCTTGAGCTGACCAACGTTGAAGGGCTGGTCGCTGTGACTGGTGTGCTGGAGGGTACAGTTATCCGTGAATGTGTGCGGTGCTTAAAAGAGTATGAAGATCCGTTGGCCTTCTCTGTGCGGGCCGCCTTCGTTCCGGAACCCAAGTCGACGCCGCGTCATCCGAAGCGAGTCGATTCCCGAAAAACAAATACAAAAAACGTAGAGGCCGAGCAAGAAGAGGAACCGGACGATCAGTATCAATATCAAGGCAATCAGCTGGAACTGGCTCCTATGTTGCGTGAACACATCATCCTGTCTGCTCCGATGCAGCCTCTCTGCAACGACGACTGTTTGGGGCTCTGTCCACGATGTAGGAAAAACCTGAATGAGGGCCCCTGCCAGTGTTCTGAAGAACTGCCGATGCCGACAGTTCGAGTAATCCAGGTCACGAATCGCAAGGCCGGAGGATCGTCAGCCTCCTAG
- the fabD gene encoding ACP S-malonyltransferase, which yields MATLQSTRSSGIGLVFPGQGSQSVGMGKALLAVDPGIKSLYEEASSVLGYDIAALCFEGPAERLNLTEYTQPALLVSSMAALYAFKPLGISPVAVAGHSLGEYSALVAAEGMTYREAVGIVQKRGRYMAEAVPPGTGLVAALLGLGADVVKEVCREASSAGVVAAANFNSPGQIVIAGEKAAVERAIELAKGKGCKKAIPLPVSVPVHTPLMQQAADRLAEDLAAINWSDLKMPLVNNAEARAINKACDIQASLVRQLPSSVLWEDSVKVMAAMGVKTFIEVGPGTVLCGLIKRILPDAVTLNVNDPKSLEATLRTLNVNRETVMSERLTNNV from the coding sequence ATGGCGACTCTCCAATCCACAAGGTCATCCGGTATTGGACTGGTCTTTCCGGGACAGGGGTCTCAATCAGTCGGGATGGGAAAAGCGCTGCTTGCAGTTGACCCGGGCATTAAGAGTCTCTATGAAGAGGCCTCCTCGGTGCTGGGATATGACATCGCCGCATTGTGTTTTGAGGGGCCCGCAGAACGGTTGAACCTCACGGAATATACACAGCCTGCCTTGCTGGTGAGCAGTATGGCCGCGCTCTATGCCTTCAAGCCATTGGGTATTTCGCCGGTTGCAGTGGCCGGTCACAGCCTTGGCGAATATTCGGCGCTGGTTGCAGCGGAGGGCATGACCTATCGGGAGGCGGTGGGGATCGTGCAGAAGCGAGGCCGCTATATGGCCGAAGCGGTTCCGCCAGGAACAGGGCTTGTCGCTGCGCTTCTCGGTCTCGGCGCTGACGTGGTGAAAGAGGTCTGCCGGGAGGCCTCATCTGCTGGAGTCGTGGCTGCAGCAAACTTCAATTCTCCTGGCCAGATTGTCATTGCCGGAGAAAAGGCTGCGGTGGAACGGGCCATTGAACTGGCAAAGGGCAAAGGATGTAAGAAGGCGATCCCACTCCCCGTCAGTGTGCCGGTCCATACGCCGCTTATGCAGCAGGCCGCTGATCGACTTGCCGAAGATTTGGCAGCGATCAACTGGTCCGATCTCAAGATGCCTTTGGTCAACAATGCGGAAGCGAGAGCGATCAACAAGGCCTGTGATATCCAGGCATCATTGGTACGACAGCTTCCTTCTTCAGTCCTCTGGGAAGATAGCGTGAAGGTCATGGCTGCAATGGGTGTGAAGACGTTCATCGAGGTCGGGCCGGGAACGGTGTTGTGCGGCTTGATCAAACGGATTCTGCCGGACGCCGTGACTCTGAATGTCAACGATCCGAAGTCGCTTGAGGCGACCCTAAGGACGTTAAACGTGAATCGTGAAACGGTAATGTCAGAGCGTTTAACGAATAACGTTTAG